The following are encoded in a window of Arthrobacter woluwensis genomic DNA:
- a CDS encoding helix-turn-helix domain-containing protein, translating to MGSGFGERLRAERLERGMTQAELGKDLYSPSYISLLETGRREPTRDVIQELARRLELAPKALEEWNNRVTQNDADYVLAALYARQAWDLRDYELAAQHAAEAARIALDAKNVSAWWNMRYMQAECLLKQGKYSECQGVVEQLVEHRLAIESAGLGVRARQMLAAVCHGQGRLADSVEHARQAVALGAQLPKDSPIYSSALRIYIGALAETGRLDEAWEQCKILSKEVSTKSVDHMSGIVAWVIGNVAFMRHDYEEGVAQHDRAAKLLSPGNDIEQWANFNKASAAMRLNSGIVEASTLAALERAELAHTIVSGTLRDGLELRFIRAKWLYLTDELPAAIEILREVVAQEDEIGMHVAAEVHLLLGKALKATDDLQEAMAYLSRAQQLFASAGASEGIQQAMDAMLEIRLAERRAKANSA from the coding sequence ATGGGCAGCGGATTTGGTGAGCGGCTTCGGGCCGAGCGCCTGGAACGCGGAATGACACAGGCTGAGCTGGGCAAGGACCTGTACTCGCCCAGCTACATCTCCCTGTTGGAGACGGGTCGGCGCGAACCGACACGTGACGTCATCCAGGAACTCGCCCGGCGACTTGAGCTCGCTCCCAAGGCACTCGAAGAGTGGAACAACCGGGTCACGCAGAACGACGCGGACTACGTCCTGGCCGCCCTGTACGCCCGTCAGGCCTGGGATCTGCGCGACTACGAGCTGGCCGCCCAGCACGCTGCGGAAGCCGCGCGCATCGCCCTGGACGCCAAGAACGTCAGCGCCTGGTGGAACATGCGGTACATGCAGGCCGAGTGTCTGCTCAAGCAGGGCAAGTACTCCGAGTGCCAGGGCGTGGTGGAGCAGCTCGTGGAGCACCGCCTGGCCATCGAGAGCGCCGGACTGGGCGTGCGGGCCCGCCAGATGCTCGCCGCCGTCTGCCATGGACAGGGCCGCCTCGCGGACTCCGTCGAGCACGCCCGGCAGGCCGTGGCCCTCGGCGCCCAGCTCCCCAAGGACTCCCCCATCTACTCCAGCGCGCTGCGGATCTACATCGGCGCCCTGGCGGAGACCGGGCGTCTGGACGAGGCCTGGGAGCAGTGCAAGATCCTTTCCAAGGAGGTCAGCACCAAGTCCGTCGATCACATGTCCGGCATCGTCGCGTGGGTGATCGGCAACGTCGCGTTCATGCGCCACGACTACGAAGAGGGCGTGGCCCAGCACGACCGTGCCGCCAAGCTCCTCTCCCCCGGCAATGACATCGAGCAGTGGGCCAACTTCAACAAGGCCTCCGCCGCCATGCGCCTGAACTCCGGCATCGTGGAGGCGTCCACCCTGGCAGCGCTGGAGCGTGCCGAGCTCGCGCACACCATCGTCTCCGGCACTTTGCGCGACGGGCTCGAACTGCGGTTCATCCGTGCCAAGTGGCTTTACTTGACGGATGAGCTTCCCGCGGCCATCGAGATCCTGCGCGAGGTCGTGGCGCAGGAGGACGAGATCGGCATGCACGTCGCGGCCGAGGTCCACCTGCTCCTGGGCAAGGCCCTCAAGGCCACCGACGACCTCCAGGAGGCCATGGCCTACCTGTCCCGGGCCCAGCAGCTCTTCGCGTCCGCCGGCGCCTCCGAAGGCATCCAGCAGGCCATGGACGCCATGCTGGAGATCCGGCTCGCCGAACGCCGCGCCAAGGCCAACAGCGCCTGA
- a CDS encoding thiol-disulfide oxidoreductase DCC family protein: MDAVFDGQCGFCTRAVGWVRRLDRHHRIAFHPFQDPLTLDAFRLSHEEARSAVWALTDDGGRFRGARAIAAILDTAVGGRFFATFYRIPGVGRLQEAVYSWVAAHRYRLPGVSPWCTEHPQDCSAAVPGAGCAL; encoded by the coding sequence ATGGACGCGGTGTTCGACGGGCAATGCGGGTTCTGCACCCGTGCCGTGGGCTGGGTGCGGCGACTGGACCGGCACCACCGGATCGCCTTCCACCCGTTCCAGGATCCTCTCACGCTGGACGCCTTCCGCCTGAGCCACGAGGAGGCGCGGTCCGCCGTCTGGGCCCTGACCGACGACGGCGGTCGCTTCCGCGGCGCCCGCGCCATCGCCGCGATCCTCGACACCGCCGTGGGAGGCCGCTTCTTCGCCACGTTCTACCGGATCCCCGGCGTCGGACGCCTCCAGGAGGCCGTGTACAGCTGGGTCGCCGCCCACCGCTACCGCCTCCCGGGTGTGAGCCCCTGGTGCACGGAACACCCCCAGGACTGCTCGGCCGCCGTGCCGGGAGCAGGCTGCGCGCTCTGA
- a CDS encoding MFS transporter: MSDNQRAVDQNSATTPLPVNIARAGKKGWVRWSIGILLFFAVLINYIDRSSMSVAEHDMRMEFGMTEGQIGIILGSFGWTYAIMQIPMGMLLDKIGIKWVMRVATTLWAISCFLTAAVSGMGLLLVARLILGLAEAPIFPGAMKTTGYWFPRSERGMATVIFDSGQRLSNVIGFPIVGAAVAMFGWRGAFITIGVLSLIYTAVFFIRYRDPKEMNRKGKLSDAELEHIVSGGAQDEDAPKPNPLNNLGYILRQRKVWGMSLGLGCAGYVQWMLLTWLPGFLQSQMHMDVAKSGLVTAVPWLFAVIVQYALPGWWLDRLIKNGKSSTTVRRVFIIGGMLLAITIAGTAFTTDLFWSLVWITLGTTGITIAFSVTNSLPALIAPEGAVGATGAVMNTVNNIIGTTAPIVTGFIVQFTGSFAMAFVVAGVMLVIGIIFYTVVLGRIEPIPPNPATLTEQAA, encoded by the coding sequence ATGTCTGACAACCAGAGGGCCGTGGATCAGAACTCGGCCACCACGCCGCTTCCGGTGAACATCGCGCGGGCGGGCAAGAAGGGCTGGGTCCGCTGGTCGATCGGCATCCTGCTGTTCTTCGCGGTGCTGATCAACTACATCGACCGCAGCTCGATGTCCGTGGCGGAGCACGACATGCGGATGGAATTCGGCATGACCGAAGGCCAGATCGGCATCATCCTCGGCAGCTTCGGCTGGACCTACGCCATCATGCAGATCCCCATGGGCATGCTGCTGGACAAGATCGGGATCAAGTGGGTCATGCGGGTCGCGACCACTCTGTGGGCGATCTCCTGCTTCCTGACCGCGGCGGTCAGCGGCATGGGCCTGCTCCTGGTCGCCCGGCTGATCCTCGGCCTCGCGGAGGCCCCGATCTTCCCGGGCGCCATGAAGACCACCGGTTACTGGTTCCCGCGGTCCGAGCGCGGCATGGCGACCGTGATCTTCGACAGCGGCCAGCGCCTCTCCAATGTGATCGGCTTCCCGATCGTCGGCGCCGCCGTGGCCATGTTCGGCTGGCGTGGCGCGTTCATCACCATCGGTGTCCTCAGCCTCATCTACACGGCCGTCTTCTTCATCCGTTACCGCGACCCGAAGGAGATGAACCGCAAGGGCAAGCTGAGCGACGCCGAACTGGAGCACATCGTCTCCGGTGGGGCTCAGGATGAGGACGCCCCCAAGCCCAACCCCCTCAACAACCTCGGCTACATCCTGCGCCAGCGCAAGGTGTGGGGCATGTCGCTCGGTCTCGGCTGCGCCGGCTATGTGCAGTGGATGCTGCTCACCTGGCTCCCGGGCTTCCTGCAGTCGCAGATGCACATGGACGTCGCCAAGTCCGGCCTCGTCACCGCGGTTCCGTGGCTGTTCGCCGTGATCGTCCAGTACGCCCTGCCGGGCTGGTGGCTCGACCGCCTCATCAAGAACGGGAAGTCCAGCACCACCGTCCGCCGCGTCTTCATCATCGGCGGCATGCTGCTGGCCATCACGATCGCCGGCACCGCCTTCACCACGGACCTCTTCTGGTCACTCGTGTGGATCACCCTCGGGACCACCGGCATCACCATCGCCTTCAGCGTGACGAACTCGCTGCCGGCCCTGATCGCCCCGGAAGGCGCCGTGGGCGCCACGGGCGCCGTCATGAACACCGTGAACAACATCATCGGCACGACGGCGCCGATCGTCACCGGCTTCATCGTCCAGTTCACGGGCAGCTTCGCGATGGCGTTCGTCGTCGCCGGCGTCATGCTGGTCATCGGCATCATCTTCTACACGGTGGTCCTTGGACGGATCGAGCCCATCCCGCCGAACCCGGCGACCCTCACGGAGCAGGCCGCCTGA
- a CDS encoding sugar porter family MFS transporter: MSLIQDIRSTPRAGLLAGITAAAVGIIYGYDSSNIGGALLFLKDEFRLDDAGLGLVTTTVVIGEVVGALLGGVLANKLGRKLSMVLVAAGYAIFALLSGLTPNLEVLVAARLFLGLTVGVSIVVVPVFVAESSPAKIRGAMLVAYQVATVFGIILGYLVAWALSDAGAWRWMLGLAAIPSLLVFLLVIRIPDTSRWYVMKGRIDEARATLANIEPDADIDREIADMQAALSEEKGGALKEMLRKPYLRATIFVVILGFFIQITGINAIVYYSPILFKSMGFEGNAAILGLPALVQAVALVAVFISLSLVDRVGRRPILLGGIAMMIAANILLVGVFIAGGSSFGGILTALGFIGVLLFTVGFTFGFGALVWVYAGESFPARLRSLGSSVMLTSDLVANVIVGFLFLPMLSGLGGVGTFLVFGLLALAAFGFVYKFAPETKGKNLEDIRIFWENGGRWEAKR; this comes from the coding sequence GTGTCGCTTATCCAGGACATCAGGAGCACGCCCCGTGCGGGGCTCCTGGCAGGCATTACCGCCGCCGCGGTCGGCATCATTTACGGTTACGACTCCTCCAACATCGGCGGCGCGCTGCTCTTCCTCAAGGATGAGTTCCGGCTCGACGACGCCGGGCTGGGGCTCGTGACCACCACCGTCGTGATCGGCGAAGTGGTGGGCGCGCTGCTCGGCGGCGTGCTGGCCAACAAGCTCGGGCGCAAGCTCTCCATGGTCCTGGTGGCGGCGGGCTACGCCATCTTCGCCCTGCTCAGCGGTCTGACCCCGAACCTCGAGGTCCTGGTGGCGGCCCGCCTGTTCCTCGGCCTGACCGTCGGTGTCTCCATCGTGGTGGTCCCGGTGTTCGTCGCCGAGAGCTCGCCGGCGAAGATCCGCGGCGCCATGCTCGTGGCCTATCAGGTGGCCACCGTCTTCGGCATCATCCTCGGATACCTCGTGGCCTGGGCGCTGTCCGACGCCGGCGCCTGGCGCTGGATGCTCGGCCTCGCCGCCATCCCCTCGCTGCTCGTCTTCCTCCTCGTGATCCGCATCCCGGACACGTCCCGCTGGTACGTCATGAAGGGCCGGATCGACGAGGCCCGCGCCACCCTCGCCAACATCGAACCCGACGCGGACATCGACCGCGAGATCGCCGACATGCAGGCCGCGCTGAGCGAGGAGAAGGGCGGCGCCCTCAAGGAGATGCTCCGCAAGCCGTACCTGCGCGCCACCATCTTCGTGGTCATCCTCGGCTTCTTCATCCAGATCACCGGCATCAACGCGATCGTCTACTACAGCCCCATCCTCTTCAAGTCCATGGGCTTCGAGGGCAACGCCGCCATCCTGGGCCTGCCCGCGCTCGTCCAGGCCGTCGCCCTAGTGGCCGTCTTCATCTCGCTCTCCCTCGTGGACCGCGTCGGACGCCGTCCGATCCTGCTCGGCGGCATCGCCATGATGATCGCGGCGAACATCCTCCTGGTGGGCGTCTTCATCGCGGGCGGCAGCAGCTTCGGCGGCATCCTCACGGCCCTGGGCTTCATCGGGGTCCTGCTCTTCACGGTCGGGTTCACGTTCGGCTTCGGCGCCCTGGTGTGGGTCTACGCCGGCGAGAGCTTCCCAGCCCGGCTCCGCTCCCTGGGCTCCTCGGTCATGCTGACGAGCGACCTCGTCGCCAACGTGATCGTCGGATTCCTCTTCCTGCCCATGCTCAGCGGCCTCGGCGGCGTGGGGACGTTCCTGGTCTTCGGCCTCCTGGCGCTCGCGGCCTTCGGCTTCGTCTACAAGTTCGCCCCGGAGACCAAGGGCAAGAACCTCGAGGACATCCGCATCTTCTGGGAGAACGGCGGCCGCTGGGAAGCGAAGCGCTAG
- a CDS encoding sterol carrier family protein, protein MAGARRRIDVAEGQAALASWQAARAGSADTALPRATTAMAVRYALEELTARAPGNSVEVRVPPFGVTQCIEGPRHTRGTPPNVIETDAVTWLELVTGTLDWADAVAAGRVVASGTRADLSEQLPLS, encoded by the coding sequence ATGGCAGGCGCACGACGACGGATCGACGTCGCGGAAGGCCAGGCGGCTCTGGCGTCCTGGCAGGCGGCCAGGGCCGGGTCGGCGGACACGGCCCTGCCCCGGGCGACGACCGCCATGGCCGTGCGGTACGCCCTGGAAGAGCTGACGGCCCGCGCCCCCGGCAATTCCGTGGAGGTGCGGGTCCCGCCGTTCGGGGTCACGCAGTGCATCGAGGGTCCCCGACACACCCGAGGCACACCGCCCAATGTGATCGAGACGGACGCCGTGACGTGGCTGGAACTCGTGACCGGAACCCTGGACTGGGCCGATGCCGTCGCGGCCGGGCGCGTCGTGGCGTCCGGGACCCGCGCCGATCTCAGCGAGCAGCTGCCGCTGAGCTGA
- a CDS encoding phosphoribosylaminoimidazolesuccinocarboxamide synthase, with translation MSGLDTEVLELPGYRHVYSGKVRDLYEPVGPDAPTDRLLVVASDRISAFDHVLESTIPDKGKVLTQLSLWWFDQLGVEHHVLGSTEADGVPAAVVGRAMLCKKLDMFPVECIARGYLTGSGLAEYRESRTVCSLPLPEGLVDGSRLEPAIFTPSAKAEVGEHDENITFEAVVDAVGPDVADRLRELTLTVYTRAEEIARKRGIILADTKVEFGSDPATGVITLGDEVLTPDSSRFWDALSYEPGKAQPSFDKQFVRDWLSSPESGWDKSSDTPPPALPAEVVEKTRARYVEAYERLTGRAFDPEA, from the coding sequence ATGAGCGGGCTGGACACCGAGGTCCTGGAGCTGCCGGGGTACCGGCACGTCTACTCCGGGAAGGTCCGCGATCTCTATGAGCCCGTCGGGCCGGACGCGCCCACGGACCGTCTCCTGGTGGTGGCGAGTGACCGCATCAGCGCCTTCGACCACGTCCTCGAATCGACCATCCCGGACAAGGGCAAGGTCCTGACCCAGCTGAGCCTGTGGTGGTTCGACCAGCTCGGCGTCGAGCACCACGTGCTGGGCTCCACCGAGGCCGACGGCGTGCCCGCGGCCGTGGTGGGCCGGGCCATGCTGTGCAAGAAGCTCGACATGTTCCCCGTCGAGTGCATCGCGCGCGGGTACCTGACCGGCTCCGGCCTGGCCGAGTACCGCGAATCCCGCACCGTGTGCTCCCTGCCACTGCCGGAGGGACTCGTGGACGGGTCCCGCCTGGAGCCCGCGATCTTCACCCCGTCGGCCAAGGCCGAGGTGGGCGAGCACGATGAGAACATCACCTTCGAAGCCGTGGTGGACGCCGTCGGACCCGACGTGGCCGACCGCCTCCGCGAACTGACCTTGACCGTCTACACGCGGGCCGAGGAGATCGCCCGGAAGCGCGGCATCATCCTGGCGGACACCAAGGTGGAGTTCGGCTCCGATCCGGCCACGGGCGTCATCACCCTCGGCGACGAGGTCCTGACCCCGGACTCCTCCCGGTTCTGGGACGCGCTGTCCTACGAGCCGGGCAAGGCCCAGCCGAGCTTCGACAAGCAGTTCGTCCGCGACTGGCTCTCCTCCCCGGAATCGGGCTGGGACAAGTCGTCGGACACCCCGCCGCCCGCGCTCCCCGCGGAGGTCGTCGAGAAGACCCGCGCCCGCTACGTCGAGGCCTACGAACGGCTCACCGGCCGCGCCTTCGACCCGGAGGCGTAG
- a CDS encoding aspartate/glutamate racemase family protein, which translates to MKILVANVNTTQTMTDSIAAQARAVAAPDTEIVGITPRFGADSCEGNFESYLAAIAVMDSVVNYDGEFDAVVQAGYGEHGREGLQELLDVPVVDITEAAASTAMYLGHKYSVVTTLDRAVPLIEDRLKLAGLDDRCASVRASGMAVLELEEHPERAVEAIVRQAELAVTEDKAEVIVLGCGGMANLDEQIRERCGVPVVDGVAAAVLVAESLVRLGLSTSKVRTYAAPRPKTVIGWPITQGPVR; encoded by the coding sequence ATGAAAATCCTGGTTGCCAACGTCAACACCACGCAGACCATGACGGACTCCATCGCGGCGCAGGCCCGTGCCGTCGCCGCCCCCGACACCGAGATCGTGGGCATCACGCCGCGGTTCGGCGCCGACTCCTGCGAGGGGAACTTCGAAAGCTACCTCGCCGCGATCGCGGTCATGGACTCGGTCGTGAACTACGACGGCGAGTTCGACGCCGTCGTGCAGGCCGGCTACGGCGAGCACGGCCGGGAGGGCCTGCAGGAACTGCTCGACGTCCCGGTCGTCGACATCACCGAGGCCGCCGCGAGCACCGCGATGTACCTGGGCCACAAGTACTCCGTGGTCACCACCCTGGACCGGGCCGTGCCGCTCATCGAGGACCGGCTCAAGCTGGCCGGCCTGGACGACCGCTGCGCCTCGGTCCGCGCTAGCGGCATGGCCGTGCTCGAACTCGAGGAGCACCCGGAGCGCGCCGTCGAGGCGATCGTCCGCCAGGCCGAGCTCGCCGTCACGGAGGACAAGGCCGAGGTGATCGTGCTCGGCTGCGGCGGCATGGCGAACCTGGACGAGCAGATCCGGGAGCGCTGCGGCGTCCCGGTCGTGGACGGCGTGGCCGCGGCCGTGCTGGTCGCCGAATCGCTCGTGCGGCTGGGCCTGTCCACCTCGAAGGTCCGCACGTATGCGGCGCCGCGGCCCAAGACGGTCATCGGCTGGCCCATCACGCAGGGTCCCGTACGGTAG
- a CDS encoding Pr6Pr family membrane protein: MDTKRRVNSNDAAHRGAPVNRGLALFRAFFALLGLAAIVTQLVALLLRTPPGKVSNFFSYFTIQSNVIVVVVLTIAAVAAWRGRGARWLDYLRGAATVYISITGVVYSLLLSDIDVDTSLAWVNVVLHYTIPTITVIDWLVDLPSPRIGLRAALIWLAYPALYLVYSLVRGPLVDWYPYPFLDPRISGYGQVAVMSVVIAVAAFAFVAAAALSTRLAGSRVHVHQHREPDAQPDGRRDAAGAGTVDA; this comes from the coding sequence GTGGACACGAAACGCAGGGTGAACAGCAACGACGCCGCCCACCGGGGCGCCCCCGTCAACCGGGGCCTGGCCCTGTTCCGCGCGTTCTTCGCGCTCCTGGGGCTGGCCGCCATCGTGACGCAGCTGGTCGCCCTGCTGCTGCGGACGCCGCCCGGGAAGGTCAGCAATTTCTTCAGCTACTTCACCATCCAGTCGAACGTGATCGTGGTGGTCGTGCTGACGATCGCCGCCGTCGCCGCGTGGCGCGGGCGAGGCGCCCGCTGGCTGGACTATCTCCGGGGCGCGGCCACCGTCTACATCTCGATCACGGGCGTGGTCTACAGCCTTCTGCTGTCCGACATCGACGTCGACACCTCGCTGGCCTGGGTCAATGTGGTGCTGCATTACACGATCCCGACCATCACGGTCATCGACTGGCTCGTCGATCTGCCGTCCCCGCGGATCGGCCTGCGCGCAGCGCTCATCTGGCTCGCCTACCCCGCGCTGTACCTGGTGTACAGCCTGGTCCGGGGTCCGCTCGTGGACTGGTACCCCTACCCCTTCCTGGACCCCCGGATCTCCGGCTACGGGCAGGTGGCGGTCATGAGCGTGGTGATCGCGGTGGCGGCGTTCGCGTTCGTGGCCGCCGCGGCGCTGTCCACACGGCTGGCGGGCTCGCGCGTGCATGTGCACCAGCACCGGGAGCCGGATGCCCAGCCGGACGGCCGGCGTGACGCGGCGGGGGCCGGGACCGTCGACGCCTGA
- a CDS encoding SDR family oxidoreductase, which yields MNTTDSAAQPTDGGLPARIAVVTGAGSGIGRAVARLFLAEGWGVVLAGRRAAALEETAAGSPQALVAPCDVTVPDDVARLFAAARERFGRVDVLFNNAGIFGPSGAVDTVDAAGFEETLRINVTGSFLCAAEAVRVMKEQEPQGGRIINNGSISAHSPRPLSVAYTVSKHAISGLTKSIELDGRPFGITCGQIDIGNTRTEIMDVIGVGDGALQADGSRKVEPMFPVEDAARAVLLMASMPPSASVGSLLVTAAGMPFVGRG from the coding sequence ATGAACACCACCGACAGCGCAGCCCAGCCGACGGACGGCGGGCTCCCCGCGAGGATCGCGGTCGTCACGGGCGCCGGGTCCGGCATCGGCCGCGCGGTCGCACGCCTCTTCCTGGCCGAGGGCTGGGGCGTGGTGCTCGCCGGGCGGCGGGCCGCCGCACTCGAGGAGACCGCGGCCGGCTCGCCCCAGGCGCTCGTGGCGCCCTGCGACGTGACCGTCCCCGACGACGTCGCGCGCCTCTTCGCCGCGGCCCGTGAGCGTTTCGGACGGGTGGACGTCCTGTTCAACAACGCCGGGATCTTCGGCCCCAGCGGGGCGGTGGACACGGTGGACGCCGCGGGCTTCGAGGAGACCCTGCGGATCAACGTCACCGGATCGTTCCTCTGCGCCGCCGAGGCGGTGCGCGTGATGAAGGAGCAGGAGCCGCAGGGCGGCCGCATCATCAACAACGGCTCGATCTCGGCGCACTCACCGCGTCCCCTCTCCGTGGCCTACACCGTGAGCAAGCACGCCATCAGCGGTCTGACGAAGAGCATCGAGCTGGACGGCCGGCCGTTCGGCATCACCTGCGGCCAGATCGACATCGGCAACACCCGCACGGAGATCATGGACGTGATCGGCGTGGGGGACGGAGCGCTGCAGGCGGACGGTTCGCGCAAGGTGGAGCCCATGTTCCCGGTCGAGGACGCAGCCCGCGCGGTGCTCCTCATGGCGTCGATGCCGCCGAGTGCTTCGGTGGGCAGCCTCCTGGTGACGGCGGCCGGAATGCCCTTCGTCGGACGCGGCTGA
- the purD gene encoding phosphoribosylamine--glycine ligase — translation MKVLVLGPGGREHAIIRSLLSDPQVAEVHAAPGNAGIAQLVPCHAVDANDPAAATALAVKLEVDLVVVGPEAPLAAGVSDALREAGFPVFGPSRAAAQLEASKAFAKQVMAEAGVPTALAKVAVNAEEAADALDTFGAPYVVKDDGLAAGKGVVVTSDRDEALAHAQACFDAGGTVVIEEFLDGPEVSLFVLCDGKTTVPLAPAQDFKRIFDNDEGPNTGGMGAYSPLDWAPEELVGEVIDRVAQPTVDEMAHRGTPFIGVLYCGLALTSRGMRVIEFNARFGDPETQAVLARLKTPLGGLLLAAAKGELDQAEDLRWSRESAVCVVLAAENYPDTPRKGDRIRGLKKANALEGVHVIHAGTALDDEGKVVSAGGRVLAVVALGDDLVEAREKAYDGIELIQLEGGQFRRDIAAKAARGEIVVASRRTPGRHVATEGEQA, via the coding sequence GTGAAGGTACTCGTCCTTGGCCCGGGTGGCCGCGAACACGCCATTATCCGCTCCCTCCTCTCCGATCCGCAGGTCGCGGAGGTCCACGCAGCACCCGGCAACGCCGGAATCGCGCAGCTGGTCCCGTGCCACGCCGTCGACGCCAACGATCCGGCCGCGGCCACCGCGCTCGCGGTGAAGCTCGAGGTGGATCTGGTCGTGGTCGGTCCCGAGGCGCCCCTCGCCGCCGGTGTGTCCGACGCGCTGCGTGAGGCGGGCTTCCCGGTGTTCGGCCCGAGCCGCGCCGCAGCCCAGCTCGAGGCATCGAAGGCGTTCGCCAAGCAGGTCATGGCCGAAGCCGGCGTGCCCACGGCCCTGGCCAAGGTCGCCGTGAACGCCGAAGAGGCCGCGGACGCCCTGGACACCTTCGGCGCACCGTACGTGGTCAAGGACGACGGCCTGGCGGCCGGCAAGGGCGTCGTGGTCACCTCGGACCGTGACGAGGCGCTGGCCCACGCGCAGGCCTGCTTCGACGCCGGCGGCACCGTGGTGATCGAGGAGTTCCTGGACGGCCCCGAGGTCTCCCTCTTCGTGCTCTGCGACGGCAAGACCACCGTCCCGCTGGCACCGGCCCAGGACTTCAAGCGCATCTTCGACAACGACGAGGGCCCCAACACCGGTGGCATGGGCGCCTACAGTCCGCTCGACTGGGCCCCCGAGGAACTCGTGGGCGAGGTCATCGACCGGGTCGCCCAGCCGACCGTGGACGAGATGGCCCACCGCGGCACCCCCTTCATCGGCGTGCTCTACTGCGGCCTGGCCCTGACCTCGCGCGGCATGCGCGTCATCGAATTCAACGCCCGCTTCGGCGACCCGGAGACGCAGGCCGTGCTGGCCCGCCTCAAGACGCCGCTCGGCGGGCTGCTTCTCGCCGCGGCCAAGGGCGAGCTGGACCAGGCCGAGGACCTCCGCTGGTCCCGCGAGAGCGCGGTCTGCGTGGTCCTGGCCGCGGAGAACTACCCGGACACCCCTCGCAAGGGCGACCGGATCCGCGGGCTCAAGAAAGCCAACGCGCTGGAAGGCGTCCATGTGATCCATGCCGGGACGGCGCTGGATGACGAGGGCAAGGTGGTCTCCGCAGGCGGCCGCGTGCTCGCCGTCGTCGCGCTCGGCGATGATCTGGTGGAGGCCCGTGAGAAGGCCTACGACGGCATCGAACTCATTCAGCTGGAAGGCGGCCAGTTCCGCCGCGACATCGCGGCGAAGGCCGCCCGCGGGGAGATCGTGGTGGCGTCCCGCCGGACGCCGGGCCGTCACGTGGCCACGGAAGGGGAGCAGGCATGA
- a CDS encoding asparaginase, with translation MPHTSLATFDADSAVELAVLERSGFIESRHLGSAVVLSGDGHVVTALGDVDAPVFARSALKPFQALASMRAGVPLRGAQVALAAASHVGSLEHMDVVEGMLRAGGNKETDLQCPADWPQDETARNWLVRTDKGRSRVAFNCSGKHAAFLWACTENDWNKSGYLEPNHPLQRLVGSVIEEFTGERIAHLGTDGCGAPVAAVSLTGLARAYSRLAKAPGDKNADARAATIATSMLDYPWAVQGKGEANTVVMEELGVIAKLGAEGVMVMAAPSGATVALKILDGNLRAASLVALTLLTAAGALEVGPVAAVLEQIVEPVLGGGRPVGGLRLGTPVMALLG, from the coding sequence ATGCCCCACACCTCATTGGCGACCTTCGACGCCGACTCCGCGGTGGAACTCGCCGTCCTGGAACGCAGCGGCTTCATCGAATCGCGGCACCTCGGGTCCGCCGTCGTCCTCTCCGGAGACGGCCACGTGGTCACGGCCCTCGGGGACGTGGACGCCCCGGTGTTCGCCCGTTCCGCGCTCAAGCCGTTCCAGGCGCTCGCCTCGATGCGCGCCGGTGTCCCCCTGCGGGGCGCCCAGGTGGCTCTGGCCGCTGCCAGCCACGTCGGGTCGCTGGAGCACATGGACGTGGTCGAGGGGATGCTCCGGGCCGGCGGCAACAAGGAGACCGATCTCCAGTGCCCCGCCGACTGGCCGCAGGACGAGACCGCCCGTAACTGGCTGGTGCGCACCGACAAGGGCCGCAGCCGAGTGGCGTTCAACTGCTCCGGCAAGCACGCCGCGTTCCTGTGGGCGTGCACCGAGAACGACTGGAACAAGTCGGGCTATCTGGAACCGAACCACCCGCTGCAGCGCCTGGTGGGCAGCGTGATCGAGGAGTTCACCGGCGAGCGCATCGCCCACCTCGGCACGGACGGCTGCGGCGCCCCGGTCGCCGCGGTCTCCCTGACGGGACTGGCCCGCGCGTACTCACGGCTGGCGAAGGCTCCCGGCGACAAGAACGCCGACGCCCGCGCGGCCACGATCGCCACCTCGATGCTCGATTACCCCTGGGCCGTGCAGGGCAAGGGCGAGGCGAACACGGTGGTGATGGAGGAGCTGGGCGTGATCGCCAAGCTGGGAGCCGAGGGCGTCATGGTCATGGCCGCGCCCTCCGGCGCGACGGTGGCCCTGAAGATCCTGGACGGCAATCTCCGTGCGGCGTCCCTCGTGGCGCTGACCCTGCTGACCGCTGCCGGAGCCCTCGAAGTGGGTCCGGTGGCGGCCGTCCTGGAACAGATCGTGGAACCGGTGCTCGGCGGCGGGCGCCCCGTGGGCGGACTGCGCCTGGGCACCCCCGTCATGGCGCTGCTGGGTTAG